GAAATTTAGGACAATGGTGTCTTTTTTATTGAACTTGTGTGAACTCTGAGATTGTTAATTGCCCGGGATATTTCATTATTGATTTCCATAGACCTAGTGGTATGATAATTTGGGCAAAGGTTAGTGGTATATTCATGCACCAGGTAGTACCCATGTAGTAATTTAAGGCAGGCGTAAGATGTTGCAACTAAAAAGTAATGAATTTGTTTTGTCTTGGGTGTTCCGATCTAATTAAAGTTGGTGAAATCCTCCAGGAGTTTGGGTTTTATTGCTCACTTGCTAATGATATTTGttaacttttcctttttctgtACAGGGTTACTAAAGGAGTAAAAAACTTACCAGGAAGCTTCCAATCCGCAACCAGCAATGTTCCTTCTGGGAAGTCCCTCATGTACTTTGGCTTATTTCTTGCAGCTGGtgttttcttcatcttcattgCATTCACTATGTTCCTCCCTGTCATGGTGTTGATGCCTCAGAAATTTGCTATCTGCTTCACAATTGGTTGTGCATTCATTATAGGCTCGTTCTTTGCCCTCAAAGGTCCAAAGAATCAGCTTACACACATGACATCAAAAGAGGTACTTAATCATCCTCAGTCTTGGTTTGCCATCTTTTATGTCTAACTAGCTGGTTTGTCAAAATAGATAAAAGCACCTTTCCCGTCCATTGTATTAGCTCAATTTCTGCAAtctcattcttcttctttcgTCTCCAGAGGCTTCCTTTTACAGCGCTTTCTATCGGCAGCATGGTAGGGACTATTTACGTCTCTATGGTGCTTCACAGCTATATTCTTTCTGTACTCTTCTCAGTGATACAGGTATTGAATTCCTCgccttttttttggttttaatgCTAGTGCTACTTCTATTTAGCTAATAATTTGGCCATGATAAATTCTTTCGTTGGCCTCTTTAGATGGGAAACACAACAAACACTTTTAAGATTGTTAGTTAAATATTTCAGGGCACATAGCCCAGAAAAACAAAAAGGTTCTAGGACAAATAATATGCTACTATGAGCTTTCCAACTTATCAAGCCTTCACTTATTAAAAGTTCTATTCCGGACCATGTTTTTGTTATCTTTAGTAGCcattttgccttttttttcTTGGAGAAGTGCACTCATGCCTGAAGCTATATATTTGACCACCCTGATTATTTGAAGTTTGCTATTCCTACTTCTTAAGTACAAGTCCATATTGCATAGATTATTTTAGCTTTCTTGACCTTATTTGGTAATTAAAGAAAGTCTTGTTGTCTACATGCTCCGATGCACGATAAAAACAAAGTCTTAGCTTGCATTGTCTCAATGCACGTAGTGATAATTCTATTCAAAATGACCCAAAGGATGGCTAAAGATTGTCGAGTAAAAGACTTCATAATATTGTGGGACATTGTGTCTTGCCTAAATATAAGCGTAGATTTTTCGGACCTACCAAATTACATCCTGTACTACAAGAAAGCTTTTTATACTGGAGCTTCTCCTTTTATG
This portion of the Solanum pennellii chromosome 12, SPENNV200 genome encodes:
- the LOC107005627 gene encoding protein transport protein SFT2-like; translated protein: MHKTAQSWFTGGPSNDLQKTPSSLLADWNAYASTQDEGSSSDLGFDLEAAVRTANDKVSGTFNVVTKGVKNLPGSFQSATSNVPSGKSLMYFGLFLAAGVFFIFIAFTMFLPVMVLMPQKFAICFTIGCAFIIGSFFALKGPKNQLTHMTSKERLPFTALSIGSMVGTIYVSMVLHSYILSVLFSVIQVLALSYYVISYFPGGSAGMRFLSSTLTSSIFRCFGR